One Pseudomonas sp. B21_DOA genomic window, GCTGAGAATGTCGCCGATGGACTGAATAACGCTGTCGATGCCGGTAATGGGCTGGCCGGTGCGGCGATCCATTCCGATCATCTGCGTTACTCCTGGGATTCAAGTTCGGGATGGGATTTCAGGAACGTCACAGCCTGTTCATCGGACGCCGAAACATCGACCGAGGCCTTGACCACGGCAAGCGTGCGATTGGTTCCAGGGATGCAAAGCGTGCGCGAGGTATAGACCGTGTCGCGAAACGCCAAACGCAGATCCGTCGCCGGCGCCGCATCAGCGCCGGGTGTTGCAGTGGCCTTGGCCATGGGTTTCCTCCAGACACAAAAAACCCGCACTTGGCGGGCTGCATGGTTGATTGATCAATGCTTGTGGTGATTGTCGCTATTGCCGGCGGCCATGATGTGCGCGTCGCCGTTGATGTTGCCCGTTACGTGTAACGGCCCGTCGATGTTGACCGGTCCTTTGATGTTCACAGTGGCCTCAATGTCGACCGTGCCAGACTTCACCGTCACCGCGTTATCCGTAACGACCAGTTCTGTACCGCCGACCTTGATTGTCACGGTCCCGCTGGGCACGGTGATCGTGTAGCTGCTTGCCTCCCAGTCGTAGACCAGTGAACCCCCATCATCGAACCGCCAGACCTCGACATGATCGCGATTGTCCGGCTGGGCGCCGGCATTGCCGTACAGCCCCGGGATAAACGTCCCGATGCCGGCCTGCCCGCTGGGGCTGAACAAAACCCCTGCTCTCCAAGGCTCGGCGAGCGCCAGTGCCGCGCCTTGCCGGCCGCGAGGCTGTGCCAGCGCACCCAGGCGCTCGTCCACTCGCCATTCGATACCCGAACCGCACCGACGGCCAGATCAACCCCCACGACCGCACAGGGCATCAGCATGGCCGCAATCATGCGGTCATGCTCACCGCTTGGATAACTCACGGCAGGCTCTCCGGCGGGAAAAACTCCGGCTCCTTGTCGTCGTTGAAACCGAACATCAGCGAACCCGGCGGTTCGTCTGGCCATGGCCAGTCTTCAGTCCCTAGATAAAGTGTATGGGTCCACTCAACCACCCAGACCGTGTAGCCATCCAGTTCTGGCTTGGTCCAGTCCTGCATGGCCTGCACAAATTCGGCGGGCTGGACGGCTACACCCCAGGTCTGCATGCGCAGCAGCACCGCCAGTTGAGCAGCCAACTGCGAAGCCTGCTGGCAATGTCGGGGACGAATCGGGTCAACGATGATCCGCGCTTCAAACCTGCAGACGAGCGTCGTCTCGCCGGTGCCGATGTCGGTACCAGGCTCCATCTCCACCATTTCAAGGAACACCGCAGGCAGCGCGATGCGATCCTTCACGTCGGGCCATGCCGTAACAGCTTTGACGCCTGGCAGATGATTTACCAGATACAATTCGATCGCCCGATAAAGCTCATCAAGCGTAAAGGGTTCTTCAGACATTTCACGCCCCCTTCAGGTACTTCTGAAACTCGAAATTGAGTTCTTGCTGTAGGATCTCCAGCAAACGCGCATGGGCGCGTTTAACCCACTCGTCGAAATGCGGACGGGCATGCTCAAGCGACACTTTGGCCTTGGCCAGCGGAAAGCGGCTGTCGTTTTCCGCGATCCAACCCGAGCTGGCACCACGACTGGATGACACCGTCGTATCGGGATAGTCGTCTGAACTGAAATGCTTACTCGCGGTACGAATCCAGATATCGGCCTTATTCCCATAAACCTGTTTGAGGAAAGCGCCTTGATACCGCCGTCCCGCCACGGACACGCCTTTTCCGTTTTGCCGCGCCCGACCGATCCGGCTGGATTCAATGGCATTCAGACCGAACCACAACTTGCCGCTTGCTGCCCTGCCTGCGACCGGATAGCTGCGCAAGCGCTGACGCACTGCAGCGACAGCAATGCGCTCCTCCCGGCCAACTGCCCGTGCGATGTGAGTGCGCAACCAACCTAATGTTTTGTTGATCGCACGACGTTGAGCGACAGCGGCCGCTTTTGGCACCAACTTGGCGAAGCCCTCGAAAGCTTGTAGATCTGCAGCCGAAGACTGAATAGTCAGCATCCCGCCGCTGGCCGAGGAACTGTAGTAACTGCCTATACTCATGCCCGCATCCTCAGAATCAAAGCCACCCAACCGGTACCATCTGGCTCAAGTTGGACAAGGTCATATTGGCCACCGCCGTCTTGCACCGATAGGTCAATGGAAACCAGTTGCCCCGATTCGATGCCATCCGCATCTATGGCACGGATCTCAAACTGCGGCTCGCGCAAGGCGGTATTAATCCGTCCCATGCGCGGCTGCAGCCATGGGGCGGAAAAAACCGGCGATCTCTCGACCGCCGACCGTTGCCATGTCGCCCAAGCCATCCAACACCAGGGCGTCCATGTCGTCGCTCAATTCGCGAAAGCCCATCACTCACCGCCGCTGTCGTCGTCCTCATTGGCAACGCCCGATTTCTGGCGCAGCAGTTCTTGGGCTCGGGGTCCTTGAGCGGAGCGATACGGCCTTCGGCGAGTAACGCTTCCTCAACCCCTTTACTTGGCGCATTGTAAGGCTCGCCCTTCACAACAACGACGCGGCCATCCTGCACGCAACCGTCGATCACCAGAAAATCGGCTTTCTTGGCCATGTCACACCACCTTGGCGTAAATGAACGCATCCGGTTCGAGCAGGCCAGCCAACGCCGCGCTCTGCAGCTTCAGCCAACGAGCGCTCGGCTCTTGGGTCACCCAGCTCTTCGGGAAGCGCGCCGCTTCGACCAAGCCGCTTTCCACGGCTTCCAGATCTTGAATCGCCCCGTACAGCATGGCGTTGCGCGTGGACGTCGAGCCGAGAATCAAGCCACCTGCCGGAATCATTGGCTGCTCGTCATCGTCGTCATCCAGGTACCACTCGTCATAACCATAGAGATCGACACCGGGATCGTTCAGGTAACCCAGGTAGGTCACGCCGTCGGGCAGTTCCTCTGGCTTGATCAAGCCCATGTCAACGCGGCGAGTGTTGAGTTGTTTCATCACCATTGAGCTGGATTGAAATGCATCCAGCGCTTCGCCGCTCATGGCTACGGTGTTTGCAGTACGGCCGGAATCCTTGGCGATCTTGCGCTTCCAACTACGAAGATTGGCAATCGGATCGCCGCCTTCGGTGCCCCACTGACCGCTGCCCAAGCTGATCTTGTGATCGCTGGCCATCAGGAAGTCGATGGTGTCATCCACCCCTTCTCCCACGACGCGAACCTTCCCCGTGGTGAGTGCCTGGGCGCACATCCATTCTTCCCGGCGGATGATTTCGTCGTCCAGATCGCGCAGGTCCTTACCGAGCAATTGCCCGGCACGCTCCAGCGGAGTACGCGAGGAAAACGGGTTGTCGCCGGCCGAACGCTTGAGCACCAGCTCGGCGGTGGTTTCGCGCTTGGGTTGAATGTACGGCGGGCTGTAGGTGCTGGTGGTATAGCCTTCGCGCAACGACACGCTGCCCGGCAGACGAGGATTAACAAAGGGCGCCATTTTGCGTTTGCCCTTGATGATGTCGATGTCCACGGTCTTGGTCGGGAACGTGACAGGACTGCCACCGTTGAAAAAGTGTTCAGCAAAAGCGCCGCGCGGTTGGCATCTGCTCAACCGCTTCAAGCATTGTGCGGGTATCAAAAATATCCATCAAAGACTCCGAATTAACGAACAAACAGGCACAGGGAACGCAGCGCAGCTTTTGCCTGCGCCAAAGTAAAACCCTCGCCGAGTGTGAGTTGACTGGCCAGCACTTCACCGGTCAGGCGGATTGGCGCTACCTGCGCGCCTGAGGTCGTATCAGTGAACTGATCCAGTACAGCCGCAGG contains:
- a CDS encoding major capsid protein, whose translation is MSRCQPRGAFAEHFFNGGSPVTFPTKTVDIDIIKGKRKMAPFVNPRLPGSVSLREGYTTSTYSPPYIQPKRETTAELVLKRSAGDNPFSSRTPLERAGQLLGKDLRDLDDEIIRREEWMCAQALTTGKVRVVGEGVDDTIDFLMASDHKISLGSGQWGTEGGDPIANLRSWKRKIAKDSGRTANTVAMSGEALDAFQSSSMVMKQLNTRRVDMGLIKPEELPDGVTYLGYLNDPGVDLYGYDEWYLDDDDDEQPMIPAGGLILGSTSTRNAMLYGAIQDLEAVESGLVEAARFPKSWVTQEPSARWLKLQSAALAGLLEPDAFIYAKVV